A single region of the Garra rufa chromosome 6, GarRuf1.0, whole genome shotgun sequence genome encodes:
- the LOC141336229 gene encoding B-cell receptor CD22-like, with amino-acid sequence MHAPQLNVDVGHLPNNRERVQCVREYKDTYSITLRSVTEADKHMYYCRFTTNTTNTEGGEWTELSGAQLDVTDLQLETQQSVKEGDSVTLTCKSSCSLPEQTTFIWYRYSQIVTKGIVKENQLHLWSVSRKDEGYYKCAVKGNEHLKSPNYYLRVDYPPQYVSVSISPSAEIEEGDSVTLSCNSIAIPPAEISWFKGETFLKYADTYSITNITSEASGNYYCSAKNKHGSQDSAAVTVNVMYPLKSVSVSISPSGEIVEGDSVTLICSSDSNPPALNFSWFKENQTSAVGFEQSFSIFSFNSSHSGLYYCEAQNKHGSERSASVSVTVRGIHYKRTLFEFHQSLV; translated from the exons ATGCACGCACCACAGCTGAATGTGGATGTGGGGCATC TCCCAAACAACAGAGAAAGAGTTCAGTGTGTCCGTGAATATAAAGACACTTACAGTATCACTTTGAGGAGTGTAACAGAAGCTGATAAACACATGTACTACTGCAGATTCACTACAAACACTACAAACACTGAGGGTGGAGAATGGACAGAGCTTTCTGGAGCTCAGCTGGACGTCACAG ACCTACAGTTGGAGACACAGCAGAGTGTGAAAGAGGGAGATTCAGTCACTCTGACATGTAAAAGCAGCTGCTCTCTGCCTGAACAAACAACATTCATCTGGTACAGATACTCACAGATAGTAACTAAAGGAATTGTGAAAGAGAATCAGCTCCACCTTTGGTCAGTCAGTCGTAAAGATGAAGGATACTATAAATGTGCTGTAAAAGGAAATGAACATCTGAAATCTCCAAATTATTATCTTAGGGTTGATT ATCCTCCACAGTATGTCTCAGTGTCCATCAGTCCATCTGCTGAAATAGAggagggagattcagtgactctgagCTGCAATAGTATTGCAATCCCTCCTGCAGAAATCAGCTGGTTTAAAGGAGAAACATTTCTGAAATATGCCGACACCTACAGCATCACTAACATTACGTCTGAGGCCAGTGGAAACTATTATTGTTCTGCAAAAAATAAACATGGATCTCAGGACTCTGCTGCTGTGACTGTGAATGTCATGT ATCCTTTAAAGAGTGTCTCAGTGTCCATCAGTCCATCTGGTGAAAtagtggagggagattcagtgactctgatctgcagcagtgattcaaaccctCCTGCTCTGAACTTCAGCTGGTTTAAGGAGAATCAAACTTCAGCTGTTGGATTTGAACAGAGTTTCAGCATCTTCAGCTTTAACTCCAGTCACAGTGGACTCTACTATTGTGAGGCTCAGAATAAACATGGATCTGAGAGATCAGCATCTGTTTCAGTCACTGTTAGAGGTATTCACTATAAACGAACACTCTTTGAGTTTCATCAGTCTCTAGTGTGA